From the Musa acuminata AAA Group cultivar baxijiao chromosome BXJ3-1, Cavendish_Baxijiao_AAA, whole genome shotgun sequence genome, the window TAAGAATCGAGTAACGGATGGCCAGCCTGCAGTGGGATCTTCGTAGAACCCTACAGCTCCCAGCAGATCGGATGGCTTGTGGTCATCGTGTTCTTTCCACGTAAACTCACTTTCGGATCAGTGTCTACCGATCCATAATTAAGATATTGtcgttgagctttggtctatataTATAAGAGATTGCAGAAGCTATtgcatcgagagagagagagagagagagagagagagagagagaagatggagGGACAGGGAGAGAGCGGTGTGTTGGCAAGAGGAGCGAAAACGTATGCCTTTGCCTGTGCTATCATCGCTTCCATCATCTCCATCTTGATGGGCTACGGTGATCTGTTCTCTCCTCCCCCCTCTATCTCGTTCCTTTTTAATTGGTTGCGTGCATGCATGCGCGCGTGTTGAATGATGATCGATGGATGTGCAGATACCGGAGTGATGAGCGGCGCCATGCTGTTCATGAAGGAGGATCTCAACATACAGGATGAGCAGGTGGAGGTGCTTGCGGGGATCATGAACATATGCGCGTTGGTCGGATCCTTGACCGCCGGGAGGCTGTCCGACTGGATCGGCCGGCGCTACACCATCGTCGTTGCCTCCATCATCTTCTTCGTAGGGGCGGTCTTGATGGGCTTGGGCCTCAACTACGGCATGCTCTTCTCCGGGAGGTGCATCGCGGGCGTCGGGGTCGGCTACGCCTTGATGGTCGCTCCTGTGTACTCGGCGGAGATCTCTTCCCCGTCTTCCCGCGGCTTCCTCACCTCCCTCCCGGAGATCTGCATCAGCGCCGGCATTCTGCTCGGGTACGTCTCCAACTACTTCCTGCGGCACCTCCCGCTCAAGTACGGCTGGCGTTTGATGCTCGGCGTCGCCGCGGTGCCTTCGGTCATGCTGGCCGTGGGGATTCTTGCCATGCCGGAGTCACCGCGGTGGCTGGTCATGCAAGGCCGTCTCAGGGACGCCCGGGAGGTGCTGCTGCGGGTGTCGAACACGAAAGAGGAGGCGGAGCTGAGGCTACGGGAGATAAAGGCGGCCGCGGGGGTCGACGAGAGCTGCACCGACGACGTCGTCGAGCCGGTCGCCACGCACCGCGGGGAGGGCGTCTGGAAGGAGTTGCTGCTCCGGCCCACCCCTGCGGTGAGGCGCATCCTCATCGCCGCCCTCGGCATCCATTTCTTCGAGCACGCCACCGGGATCGAAGCCGTGGTGCTCTACACCCCGAGGATCTTCAAGAAGGCGGGGATCAGCAGCAGGAGCAAGCTCCTGTTCGTCACCATGGGCATGGGGGTCACCAAGACGGCCTTCATCCTGGTGGCCACCTTCCTGCTGGACAAGGTGGGCAGGAGGCCCCTGTTGCTGACGAGCGTGGCCGGGATGATCCTGTCCCTCTCGAGCTTGGGGATCGGGCTCACCATGGCGGATCACAGCCAGCAAACGCTGCCATGGGCGCTCGGCCTCTGCATTGCCTCCCTGCTCTTGTTCGTGGCCTTCTTCTCCGTCGGCCTGGCGCCCGTCACCTGGGTCTACAGCTCGGAGATATTTCCCCTGAGGTTGAGGGCACAGGGAGCCAGCATGGGGGTGGCTGTGAACAGGCTGATGAATGGAATGGTGTCCATGACCTTCATCTCTCTCTACAAGGCCATCACCATCGGTGGTGCCTTCTTCCTCTTCGCAGGCATTGCAATCTTGGCctggatcttcttcttcttctgctgcccCGAGACGAAGGGGGTGTCCCTGGAGAGGATCGAGGAGGTCTTCAGCAAGGGATGCGATGGAAGCTCAGTGGCCGAGGACGAGGGAGTTGTCATGGCGAATGTAGCTTCTCCAAATGGTCACCTAAAATCATCCAACTCATGATACTATTCTGCTTCCTCAAGATGATATGTATAGAAATGAATAGAAAATGACAAAGCCGATGCTTCGTTCAGCACATCAATTTTAGTGACTCAAGTAACTTAAGTAGCATTACACATTGGCGCATTTGGTAGATAGACAATTGTTGTTACCTTCTGCCATTCACTAGAGTGGCAATACGGTTTGGTTCCTTGTACTAGAAGCCCAAGTGAAGTGAATCGTGTGGGTGTGATTTGAGCATGAGCATGAGGCTAAGGCTAAGCTTTACGAGTCTATCTACCAAGCCCAAGTCGGTTTGGTAGATAGACTCCTAAAGCTTTGTCGGCTCGTAATGCAATCATGTCAAAGTACGATTCGTCCACCAAAGGAAGTTCGGAGTCATCCCGATATACACCTTGGTTTTGTTTGAGGATGCATCACGTCGCCCCGAGACGCTTCTTAGATACTTTGTGGGATATCCCGACCCGACCCTTCTGACATTTAAGTTAGTAGAGAAAGTAGAAAGGGTTTAGTAGAGCTTAGGAGAGTTTAGGTTAAGTCTGCATGTCCCGTCTAGTTTTGAGGACCAATTTTTATACCTAATTTTATCGATGAAGGATGGTTGGCTGCTCATCCCCTCTTGAGTTTCTCATACCATCAAAGGTTTATTTATGTCGATGGCTACAAAACATGTCTTCTTATTTGTTATGTCAAGGAAGAACAACTAGAGGCACGTCGTCCGTCAAGGTATGACATACCTGAAATGGACATGGGATGAGGATTGGCGTTAGGTACTCGAAGAGTCGAGACACATTGTCAAAAATTAATGCTCCATGCGATTAAGCGTTCGACCTTTACGAAATATGGTCGAGGGCAATAGATTATTGACGACTGATGACACGATCGAGAGGAAGCTAAGAGGATGGGTCTGGTCATCATGTACCGATGGTCGACTCCTGTGATTTCTACAGGGATCATGTTCTGGTTGGCAATCGCATGAAGGGATGGTGCGAGCTCTATTATGCGTATCGATTACACGTGACGACCCACAATCTGGCGATTCAAGAAAGCAATGCCTTCTCTACCAAGCTTCATTAGCTATTTTCCCGAGGTCGAGACAAGTAGGGAATGACGGACCATTTTCATGAGTTGCTCATGCCTTTGCTTAGATGGGTTATTCAACTTAGTTGACGGGGTGAGTTGGTAGCCTTGTTATTTTTTCTACTAATAATTAACtatattttatacataatatAAAAGTATTCTATATAGGTCACATCAAAGTCCAACGTCAACTAAATATTAGTGGTCGCATTCATGTATCATAAATAAACTTAATAGTTGAAGTAAATTGAGATACCGAAAGGTCTTCTTTACAATGGAATTAATGTTTTCTTGAGCATTAATGGTGGCTACAGATCAGACCTACTAATATATAGATTAATCATCTCATGTTTCacatgttgggctgatggcccatattcagcccatgtgggctttatcagcccacagcccacactccctcttaacctaaccctaattaagattaggggggtgtggtagttgcgttttagaggcagattaaagctataaaaaggcaacaacgaggcagatctttagagccacgagattccaaagagaagaaggagaacaaggcagaaaaggaagagaaagaaagggaagaagacaaggacaacgcagagagactgttctcaatcatctagtagtgttctcatctcaggttagatcaaatctacagtaggctcttgctgtgattacttgggaggtttaaaatattgtgggcagtgacgtgatccttgtatcccagttattctcttgtggttgttgctagggttttgggcaagagattgagatttgtaaattcattattctcatagtggattatctctagtttgccctgtggtttttacccttcacattgaagggggttttccacatatatcttggtattctgtttgattgtgtttccattttattccgctgcgtattttggtcttctagtatttgttcctatacaaaggttattcctatttatatccccatcaactggtatcagagcggggttttggtgatttaatttttgtatttgaacatggaggccagtaatatttcttgtatgattagtttgaatgaaaacaattggatgatatggaaaccaagaatggaagatctcttgtattgcaaagatttgtttgaacatttgcagggggatagtgcaaaacctacaactatgacagatgatgagtggaagaggttagatcgaaaaacaattgggtttattagacagtggcttgatgatagtgtctttcaccatgtttctactgaaatttctgcatattctctttggaaaaaattggaaagtctctatgaaagaaaaacagctggcaacaaaggttttttgatcagaaaacttgtgaacctaaaatatagagagggtgcttctattgctgagcatttgaatgaaatacagagtattactaactagttatcctctatgaaaatgtctcttgatgatgagttgcaggcattgttacttcttagttcattaccagaaagttgggagacactggtggtttccctcagtaattctgcaccagatggtattgtcactatgagtcaagtaacaagcagtttgttgaatgaggagttgagaagaaagagtttagcaacatctcagaatgattcacaggcacttatctcagagaacagaggaaggtcaaagtctagaagcagttcacgtatgggtaggagcaagtcaagatcaagaaaagatattgtttgctataactgtggtgagaaaggacattacaagaaccaatgtaagtaacctaagaagaacaagaaaaagggaaaagaagtggagtctacatagTCAAagaataatactacagctacagtgcagggtggtgattatttgattttgtctccttctgatgatattttttcttgtgtgtgttaggatcttgagtgggtgattgacacaggtgcttcttatcatgctacaccacggagggagttttttgctacatacaggtctggaaactttggtgttgtcaagatgggcaactatggcacagcaaacatcattggcatgggtgatatccatttaaagaccaaccttggctgcaagttggtacttaaggatgtgaggcatgtggatgACTTGAGGCtggatttaatttcagttggaagactggatgatgaagagtatgaaagcagatttcacaaagggcaatggaagctcagtaagggttctcttgttatagctagtggaaagaaatgtcatactttgtacaggttgtaggctaaagcttatggtgagcagttaaatgctacagagaaagacttcagtatggagttgtggcataggcgattgggacacatgagcgagaaggggctgcaagctctttccaagagagaggtattaccagatctaaaggtatacatctgaacccttgtattgattgtttggctggtaaacaacatagagtttcatttgctagtgctgctttgtctagaaaaatgcatgccttagaccgtgtttatatagatgtatgtggtcctttgaggacaaaaactcctggtggatctgttgatgttcttggtataagtggtgcactttattttgtcacttttatagatgatttttccaggaaagtttgggcctatgctttgaagaccaaagattaggttattaatgtcttcaaagagtttcataccagggttgaaagggagacagaaaggaaattgaaatgcataagatcagataatggtggtgagtatacgggattgtttaatgactattgcaggtcacatgggatccaacatgagatgacagttcctggtacacctcagcataatgcaattgcagagaggatgaaccgcaccatcatggaaaagatcagatgtatgctttcacaggccaagctacccaaaaggttttgggataaggctttgaggattgcagttgatgtgatcaacttatcaccatgtacagccctagatggtgatgttgtagagcatgtatggtcagggaaagatgtttcctacaggcatttgagagtgtttggttgtcatgcatttgcatatgttccagataatgagaggtccaagctggatggtaagtctaaagaatgtatttttcttggttactcacatgatcagtttggttacaggctttgggatccagaaaaccagaaggtgttcaggagcagagatgtggtcttctttgaggatcaaacctttgaagatttgaagaataaggcaccagccaagacttctgcagaaggattagcaaattgtgacccagttattcctccagtatatcagagtgatgggggagatgtgcaggaagatagtgtagagcctgatgttgatctacctgcaggacatgttgagcaagaagaagtaggagagcaagtttcaacagaacctcagttgagaagatcttctagacaacgtctgttgggaaatcatgggggcgacatcatatgcgcagcggaagaacaagaaaacaaaaatccccgattcccaaaaagatgttcgtcgtcgtgcgaagattggtgcgtaaaatccgcaaaacacaaaactgcgtatagagattgtgttacctagggagatcgtatatccctgtttccttgcagatcctcaggagagggtaaaggaggtcaagcgtcctcctctctagcggtgatccacacagcagggttgcgacgacgctcctcaaaactccaggcctactctgaggtggagagggagaggagaataggaagggcaagcaaagactctagcctatgaggctgtgaatccctcctatttatagagatcccgtgtcaaaaccctaatgggtccttttccctagtgggtattggatctgcatccaataagacaagggctccgtcggatatctcatatccgaacctctactcatcgcaatgcctaccatatgtgtgtgaccctctaggcccaatatcgagctggccgtgagtcatacctgtcagaactccttctaactaagtgaattattatctctgtaataattcactcgactcatcgactacggaagtactaggccactacgccgtagtccccagacgatataggggaatccaatccattggacctgtctatcctcagttaccatgtacctatagtccctcatccatctaatatcccagagaccgtatatcgagcatggtgctgtcagacccatacggtttctacttgagtctcgctctaatcggattctcccggagaactctttctctctcaacccgaatgaccctggccagggatttgtctgagcaagaacacatgggatattcctctcatgataccgagagtggatgatcctctatcgacactcaatagccctcgtaaggtcgactaccactcccaatgaccagctgtactagatctgggaacagccaaacctataagtctggtatcaaagagtggagcactcatacaggacatccttggtgtctcaagtctaagaaccagatacaccactaggactacggaatcgttgtctgacaataaggcatcatcaaccatccagcattccgtaagcggatcaatcagtgaactcattctccaatgagcacctgtactgtatccctagtgtccctacacgagcagctatgagaccagctgcatccatcatatggacgggtatacagcacaccagtctatccggttatcacgatgtccctctcgagtaacctatgaccgggattatttaggatatgtgtttaaaggtgaatcgatctcattatcgtgatctcatcacgatccgattcccattgcacaaatccaaggacatcacaatacatatgcatttatgcaatagttataaagtgatatacgccaaaaaatataataagcaaaaagattctgtatcaagtcacacgtgccatcactcacgtgattggcttgctgggcacttatgactagcaatctcccacttgacctaaagccaatcacctatgtgtctgatccccatcagacccctgtgacgctcaaagacaatctgagacaatggctttgttagtggatctgcaatgttatcttcggatggaactctttccactgctacatctcctcgggtcacgatctctctgataaggtggaacctcctcagaacatgcttagatttctgatgagacctaggttccttcgctttagcaattgccccattgttgtcgcaatatagggaaatcggctcctcactatctggcacgactcccaaatctgtgatgaacttcttctaccagactccctcctttgctgcatctgatgcagcaatgtactccgcctctgtggtcgagtcagcagtggtatcttgcttggaactcttccagcacactgctcctccattcaaggtgtacacataccctgaattcgacttgctatcatcgacatcagactgaaaacttgagtcagtgtagccttcaaccttaaggctattacctccatatactagcaaaagatccttagtccttctcaagtacataaggatacactttactgctttccagtgttccaagcctagatccgcatgatacctgctcgtgacactcagagcatgcgctatatcaggcctagtacatagcatgacataccatattgctgaggcataaggtatcatatccatgttcgccttttcttataattttcaatgccaaacattttgacaatggtttctatgtacctggactgggacaagccaagcatcctcttggatctatctctatagattctaatccccaagatataggatgcttcccctaagtcctttatggagaagtgtctagataaccaagtctttactgtggatagcattcctatgtcattcccaatgatgaggatgtcatccacatataacaccaaaaaggtgatagcgctcccacttaccttcctatacacacaaggctcatcttcgttcttaacgaagtcataagatctgattgactcatcaaatcttatgttctaacttcgggaagcttgctttagtccataaatggatctaagcaacctacacaccttatctgggcagttcttggacacgaatccctcaggttgcatcatatacacttcctcctcgatgttcccattgaggaatgcggttttcacatccatctgtcagatctcataatcatagtgtgctgcaatagccaatagaattctgatggattttagcattgctacgggtgagaaggtttcgtcgtagtcaacaccttgcctttgacgataccctttagccactagccttgctttataggtctctacctttccatctactccgatcttttttcttaaagatccacttgcaaccgatgggtacaataccttcgggcgcatcaactaggttccaaaccttattggagtacatagaatccatctcagaattcatggctcctttccacttcccggagtctatactcataatagcctcctcgtaggtctgaggatcaatattctctacatcctctgctctaatatgtcccacatatctctcaggaggatgggatactctatcagacctgcgtaaagttgaaacttgtgtattagatacctgaacagactcgggctgtagagtggtgcttgagcttggttctccaacctcgctcaattctatcattctcccactgtctccgtcaagaatgtgttccttctcaaggaacactgctctcttagctacaaagaccttttggtcctcgagatgatagaagtaatacccacaagtttccttggggtatcccacaaatttacatcgccctgtccttgattctaacttatcggggttgtgtcttttaacatgggcagagcagccccaaatcttaactactttaagatcaggcttcttccctttccatatctcatatggtgtagacaccaccgacttagttggaactctgttcagaaggtaagctgcggtttctagggcatatccccagaatgagatgggtaggtcagcgaaactcatcatggaccgtaccatatctaataatgtacgatttctcctttcagagacaccattgagctgaggtgtataaggaggtgtccattgggataatatcccatggtccttgaggaagtgagtaaactctgtacttaagtactcacctcctcgatctgatcgaagagttttgatactctttccagtctagttctccacctcattcttatactctctgaatttctcaaaggcctcggacttgtacttcattaagtacacatatccataccttgagaaatcatcagtaaatgtaatgaagtaggagtaacctccaatggcatgagttgacatgggtccacatacatcactatgtatgagttccaacaactcagtggctctctctccagttccactaaatggagagttggtcagttttccacgaatgcaaggctcacaagttgcatatgacacatagtcgaatggatctagatatccatcatttagcaacttttgaatccttctttcatggatgtgacctagcctacaatgccacaggtatgcactgttcaactcatctcgtttccttttggacatatttatattcatgatatgtggagtggtgtctaacataaataaaccattatgcaatgttcctttcgtgatgatcttatcatctaataatatcgaacaaccattgttctcaaaaacaaatttatatccactaactgttaaacatgaaatggagataatgtttttgataatagaaggaacaaaataacatgcatctaatgcaataaaagctccactaggcagatgtagggcgacctcgccaacagctaaaacagcaacttttgctccattacccatcttgaggtccatctcgcctctctctagtctcctaggccttgccagaacctgcaacgaattacatatatgataagcactaccggtatctaatacccatgtgttatcataagagtctgacaaatggagaccgatcatgaatgtacctgaagcttcatcaagcttttgtttcgccctttctgcaaggtactctttgcagtttctcttccagtgcccatctttaccacagtggaagcactggcctttgtcctttgttgggtctttcttagcaacctttgctttaccttgtttgcccttgccctttcccttcttaagggacctttctgctttccttttctttctggtctcaccagtgtagagaactggcttctctttcttaatagtactctctgcctccctcaacatattgaggagctctgggagagtcacctcaagcttgttcatattaaagttcattatgaactgtgaaaaggaatctggtagggactgaagcacaatgtccacacacaagttatcctctaggaccattcctagacctgtgagtttctctatccactcaatcatctttaggacatggttctgaaccggtgtcccctcagtcatcctagcgcggaaaaggctcttggatatctcatatcgttgagtccttccttgttcctcaaacaatttacggacatgtaggagaatggatctggcatccatcttttcatgttgtctctgtaactctggagtcatagagcccaacatatagcactgagcaagagtggagtcatcaatgtacttcacgtagcgagcgatctcatcctcgcttgccccttcttcgggcgtaggcatcactgtatcaaggacgtacacgattttctccgctgtgagaacaattctcaagttacggagccagtccgtataatttggaccagtgaggcggttgacatcaagtatgccacgtaagggatttgaaagcgacattttctgaaaataaagatgtagcaaaaatgaataacatgcagattttgcaagaaataaacaatcaagatatggacttctatcttaatatgctcccactattttactaacgagtcacgcgacaccctcagcacgtgaaacggaagtctccggcagacttctagtggggatcaggatccaatcagcgtcttagtgtaacctcgagggactcgaccaatcacactaagcctaaaaggtagacaactcttgccgatcacaactccttgtgattcccgtcctgttcggcctccgaatcaccatggtctcgagggactcgaccaaccatgatgctcggttaagtcaacaccttcgttacaagatgagtctgatttgatgatataccctcgagggactcgaccaagcatatcatgccctcaggtcaccggtgacatctctatgtcgtaagcaagatagcgaatcgcgatataggtgagtctcgagggactcgaccaactcaacctacaccgggattcggttcctactcataacgatggaaggccacgtgggtcaatctaattgcctcacgtttaccgacttaatattatcgagagatgtttctatgatttggtctcctattatgacatgtcacacatgtacatatttaatatatatctacatcgcatgcaaatatatatacatatctagtatgtgtataagcaatcacaccagatgatcatggaccacaacctaatatgattaggcccgagccagtaggcctaatcactcacatcaagatctatgtgtgcaacggtgcatctccatgccttgtgatcgtccatctcgtcctcgttggttccgtcgacatcttgatgcatcttcatgcatcacgatcgtccgtctcgtgggtcccgctatggcttccacgctcccgctgcgcctcctcatgtgattacaacttaatcataggcacacaggcccgacaataaacgagaaatataatggaggttcgcagacctcaataataataatcacaagtacacacatcacacggtccatgatcatccgtccactcatcatacatcacatgtataaataatcgtcatta encodes:
- the LOC135629160 gene encoding probable polyol transporter 6, whose translation is MEGQGESGVLARGAKTYAFACAIIASIISILMGYDTGVMSGAMLFMKEDLNIQDEQVEVLAGIMNICALVGSLTAGRLSDWIGRRYTIVVASIIFFVGAVLMGLGLNYGMLFSGRCIAGVGVGYALMVAPVYSAEISSPSSRGFLTSLPEICISAGILLGYVSNYFLRHLPLKYGWRLMLGVAAVPSVMLAVGILAMPESPRWLVMQGRLRDAREVLLRVSNTKEEAELRLREIKAAAGVDESCTDDVVEPVATHRGEGVWKELLLRPTPAVRRILIAALGIHFFEHATGIEAVVLYTPRIFKKAGISSRSKLLFVTMGMGVTKTAFILVATFLLDKVGRRPLLLTSVAGMILSLSSLGIGLTMADHSQQTLPWALGLCIASLLLFVAFFSVGLAPVTWVYSSEIFPLRLRAQGASMGVAVNRLMNGMVSMTFISLYKAITIGGAFFLFAGIAILAWIFFFFCCPETKGVSLERIEEVFSKGCDGSSVAEDEGVVMANVASPNGHLKSSNS